The Urbifossiella limnaea genome has a window encoding:
- a CDS encoding serine/threonine-protein kinase: MARPVVGWLLIVAGLAAVVGGLGMGYIFRIVHETEQEREQWAVVYDGRARRPTHDPTVGYASAAASVVVGGLMLAIGFGARRVPSRRRRSVADGPARECPDCGEPMSARATRCYHCAGVIRVEVERGGRGSRRLLARPPAPPDREDPPAIPLAEVDTPRAAVDATEKADYAARFATPGTNATGAYVPAPDAAVAAAPVLVSGRYELGPELARGGMGVVHRAADRAFDREVAIKLLAPRLAGTPAADRFLDEARITGRLQHPSIPPVHEVGVLIDGNPYLVMKLIRGHTLADEIAAARRPSGRAEVGPAGLDDDRDRDAVDHRDRLLRAFEQVCLAVAFAHSRRVVHRDLKPQNVMVGAFGEVQVMDWGIAKELTAPAGSRPDAGAAEPGDGPEDRTRVGDVVGTPAYMPPEQARGENDRVDERADVFALGGVLCAILTGAAPYQGGSGHEVLGKAAAAELDDAAARLDDVAGAGRFPWLAKKCLAPDPADRFAHAGEVAAAVHDAFAKAEQVRRQAELADAADAADRAERVARRATRRAALFGGGGVALGAVLLVGAYLVSGADLGGNRAEIAAARERRSRELLTVVCDAVARGIDAGRVAPGADGDYRERMHTLLLEVTAPLGPQDRAKACLVEAAMAEAAGDRDAAARHWELAAEAYRPGVPEHTRLHLACDAVGWFSGPPAPGRMERLILSGAVRVIAPSAADPALPDGVRSRAAGALATAEQVGVLPGRP, translated from the coding sequence ATGGCACGCCCGGTCGTCGGCTGGCTCCTGATCGTCGCCGGCCTGGCCGCGGTCGTGGGCGGCCTCGGCATGGGGTACATCTTCCGGATCGTGCACGAGACGGAGCAGGAGCGAGAGCAGTGGGCCGTCGTCTACGACGGCCGCGCCCGCCGGCCGACCCACGATCCTACCGTCGGCTACGCCTCCGCCGCGGCCAGCGTCGTCGTCGGCGGGTTGATGCTCGCCATCGGCTTCGGCGCGCGCCGCGTTCCCTCCCGGCGGCGGCGGTCGGTCGCGGACGGACCCGCGCGGGAGTGTCCCGACTGCGGCGAGCCGATGTCCGCCCGGGCCACCCGCTGCTACCACTGCGCCGGCGTCATCCGCGTCGAGGTGGAACGCGGCGGCCGCGGCTCCCGCCGGCTCCTCGCCCGACCGCCGGCGCCCCCGGACCGAGAAGACCCCCCGGCGATCCCGCTCGCCGAGGTGGACACGCCGCGGGCCGCCGTCGACGCGACCGAGAAGGCGGACTACGCGGCCCGGTTCGCCACCCCAGGCACCAACGCCACCGGCGCCTACGTCCCGGCTCCCGACGCCGCCGTCGCGGCGGCCCCGGTGCTCGTCTCCGGCCGGTACGAACTCGGGCCGGAACTCGCCCGCGGCGGGATGGGGGTCGTCCACCGGGCCGCGGACCGGGCGTTCGACCGCGAGGTGGCGATCAAGTTGCTGGCCCCCCGGCTGGCGGGCACCCCGGCCGCCGACCGGTTCCTCGACGAGGCCCGCATCACCGGCCGGCTCCAACACCCGAGCATACCGCCGGTTCACGAGGTCGGCGTGCTGATAGACGGCAACCCGTACCTGGTCATGAAGCTGATCCGCGGCCACACCCTGGCCGACGAGATCGCCGCCGCCCGGCGGCCGTCCGGCCGGGCGGAGGTCGGCCCGGCCGGGCTCGACGACGACCGCGACCGCGACGCCGTGGATCACCGCGACCGCCTCCTCCGCGCGTTCGAGCAGGTCTGCCTGGCGGTCGCCTTCGCCCACTCCCGGCGGGTCGTCCACCGCGACCTGAAGCCGCAGAACGTCATGGTCGGGGCGTTCGGCGAGGTGCAGGTCATGGACTGGGGGATCGCCAAGGAACTGACGGCCCCGGCCGGCTCGCGCCCCGACGCCGGCGCGGCCGAGCCGGGCGACGGCCCCGAGGACCGGACCCGCGTCGGCGACGTGGTGGGCACCCCGGCGTACATGCCGCCGGAACAGGCCCGCGGGGAGAACGACCGCGTCGACGAGCGGGCCGACGTGTTCGCCCTCGGCGGCGTCCTGTGCGCGATCCTGACCGGCGCCGCCCCGTACCAGGGGGGCAGCGGGCACGAGGTACTCGGGAAGGCGGCGGCGGCCGAGCTGGACGACGCGGCCGCGCGCCTCGACGACGTTGCCGGGGCCGGGCGGTTCCCCTGGCTGGCGAAGAAGTGCCTGGCCCCCGACCCGGCGGACCGCTTCGCCCACGCCGGCGAGGTCGCGGCCGCCGTCCACGACGCCTTCGCCAAGGCCGAGCAGGTGCGGCGGCAGGCCGAACTCGCGGACGCGGCGGACGCCGCCGACCGGGCCGAGCGCGTCGCCCGCCGCGCCACCCGGCGGGCGGCCCTGTTCGGCGGCGGTGGGGTGGCCCTCGGGGCGGTGCTGTTGGTGGGGGCGTACCTCGTCTCCGGCGCCGACCTCGGCGGGAACCGGGCGGAGATCGCCGCCGCACGCGAGCGGCGGTCGCGGGAACTGCTCACGGTCGTGTGCGACGCGGTGGCGCGGGGGATCGACGCCGGTCGGGTCGCGCCCGGCGCCGACGGCGATTACCGGGAGCGGATGCACACCCTACTACTAGAAGTGACCGCCCCACTGGGGCCGCAGGACCGGGCGAAGGCGTGCCTCGTCGAGGCCGCGATGGCCGAGGCCGCCGGCGACCGGGACGCCGCTGCCCGCCACTGGGAGCTGGCGGCCGAGGCGTACCGGCCGGGCGTACCCGAGCACACCCGCCTTCACCTGGCCTGCGACGCGGTCGGCTGGTTCTCCGGGCCGCCTGCCCCTGGGCGGATGGAACGGCTGATCCTGTCCGGGGCCGTCCGGGTGATCGCCCCGTCGGCCGCCGACCCGGCGCTCCCGGACGGCGTCCGCAGCCGCGCCGCCGGCGCCCTGGCCACGGCGGAGCAGGTCGGCGTGCTGCCGGGCCGCCCGTGA
- a CDS encoding ABC transporter permease subunit, which yields MRRAIVRLIAVREARDQLRDRRTMFLILGLPVLMYPLFVGVGIVFVSMLKGKQLVVGVVGAEHLPQPGRPGPHPFPPLFAGDRFVDAYATPDLPDDPEAAAGRLTVTRLDPAPDAALNELLSSREVDVVVVVEPGLAERLERGERPVVRVMGREGEENSKLAVRRVMGVLRKWAAGVKTARFARAGLPADFDTPVDLRDPQSDKPVDKKLADELRDVLVKVIPLLLTMWVLTGAIYPAIDMTAGEKERGTMETLLISPAERTEIVAGKFLAVSALAFGTAVWNVMLMVLAVGVAQVLFPYPLLSMAGLAGCVVAALPVALLLAAGCITLGVFARSTKEGNYYMVPMFFLVLPLAYWSMAPGIELDAQMSWVPVTNALLVQQRLLSVRPDPFPWQHVPAVVVSMSACIGLALWAAVVQFRREAVLFREAEQGRAKFSLFGRRAAKGEG from the coding sequence ATGCGCCGGGCCATCGTCCGCCTCATCGCCGTCCGCGAAGCCCGCGACCAGCTCCGCGACCGCCGCACCATGTTCCTGATCCTCGGCCTCCCCGTCCTCATGTACCCCCTGTTCGTCGGCGTCGGCATCGTGTTCGTGTCGATGCTGAAGGGGAAGCAGCTCGTCGTCGGCGTCGTCGGCGCGGAGCACCTGCCGCAGCCCGGCCGGCCCGGGCCGCACCCGTTCCCGCCGCTGTTCGCCGGCGACCGGTTCGTCGACGCCTACGCCACCCCCGACCTGCCCGACGACCCCGAGGCCGCCGCCGGCCGCCTCACCGTCACCCGCCTCGACCCGGCGCCGGACGCGGCGCTCAACGAACTGCTGTCGTCGCGTGAGGTCGACGTCGTGGTCGTGGTCGAACCCGGGCTCGCCGAGCGGCTCGAGCGCGGCGAGCGGCCGGTGGTGCGGGTCATGGGCCGCGAGGGCGAGGAGAACTCGAAGCTCGCCGTCCGCCGCGTCATGGGCGTGCTGCGGAAGTGGGCCGCCGGCGTGAAGACGGCGCGGTTCGCCCGCGCCGGCCTGCCCGCCGACTTCGACACCCCCGTGGACCTGCGCGACCCGCAGTCCGACAAGCCGGTCGACAAGAAGCTCGCCGACGAGCTCCGCGACGTGCTCGTGAAGGTGATCCCGCTGCTGCTGACGATGTGGGTGCTCACCGGCGCCATCTACCCGGCCATCGACATGACCGCCGGCGAGAAGGAGCGCGGCACCATGGAGACGCTCCTCATCAGCCCGGCGGAGCGCACCGAGATCGTGGCCGGGAAGTTCCTCGCGGTGTCGGCGCTGGCGTTCGGCACGGCCGTCTGGAACGTGATGCTGATGGTCCTCGCCGTCGGCGTGGCGCAGGTGCTGTTCCCGTACCCGCTGCTGTCCATGGCCGGCCTCGCGGGGTGCGTTGTGGCGGCGCTGCCGGTGGCGCTGCTACTCGCGGCCGGGTGCATCACCCTCGGCGTGTTCGCCCGCAGCACCAAGGAGGGGAACTACTACATGGTGCCGATGTTCTTCCTGGTCCTGCCGCTGGCGTACTGGAGCATGGCCCCCGGGATCGAACTCGACGCCCAGATGAGCTGGGTGCCGGTGACCAACGCCTTGCTCGTGCAGCAGCGGCTGCTGTCGGTGCGGCCGGACCCGTTCCCGTGGCAGCACGTCCCGGCCGTCGTGGTGTCGATGAGCGCGTGCATCGGGCTGGCGCTGTGGGCGGCGGTGGTGCAGTTCCGCCGCGAGGCGGTGCTGTTCCGCGAGGCCGAGCAGGGGCGGGCGAAGTTCTCGCTGTTCGGCAGGCGGGCGGCCAAGGGCGAAGGTTGA
- a CDS encoding aldo/keto reductase — MELRPLGRTGLHVSHLSLGGAAIGQQYGPVSAGEVTDVIRAAVDAGVNLIDTAAYYGKGLSEELIGAALADGLRDHMMICTKAGRLDRAVFDFTAAGMRRCFEASLKRLRTDRVEVLLAHDIEFADDFERVFDETANVLHALKREGKCRFVGMSCYPLGLLRRAVERCELDVVVSYAHYTLQNTRLVSDFLPAAEARGVGVLNASPLALGLLTHGGPQAWNPAPPEVKAACAAAAELCRGRGADLAELGMQFCYAEGRIPSTITGTAKAAELAANLRALAEPIDAALLADVAAVLAPVKDHSWKSGNWTEPVVPG, encoded by the coding sequence GTGGAACTTCGACCGCTCGGCCGCACCGGCCTTCACGTCTCACACCTCTCGCTCGGCGGCGCCGCCATCGGCCAGCAGTACGGCCCCGTGTCCGCCGGCGAGGTCACCGACGTGATCCGCGCCGCGGTCGACGCCGGCGTCAACCTCATCGACACCGCCGCGTACTACGGCAAAGGCCTGTCCGAGGAGCTGATCGGCGCCGCCCTCGCGGACGGCCTCCGCGACCACATGATGATCTGCACGAAGGCCGGCCGCCTCGACCGCGCCGTCTTCGACTTCACCGCCGCCGGCATGCGCCGCTGCTTCGAGGCGTCGCTGAAGCGCCTCCGGACCGACCGCGTCGAGGTGCTGCTGGCGCACGACATCGAGTTCGCCGACGACTTCGAGCGCGTCTTCGACGAGACCGCGAACGTGCTCCACGCGCTGAAGCGCGAGGGGAAGTGCCGCTTCGTCGGCATGTCGTGCTACCCGCTTGGCCTGCTGCGGCGGGCGGTCGAGCGGTGCGAGCTGGACGTGGTCGTCAGCTACGCCCATTACACGTTGCAAAACACCCGTCTGGTGTCCGACTTCCTGCCGGCCGCGGAGGCGCGCGGGGTCGGGGTGCTGAACGCGTCGCCGCTGGCGCTGGGGCTGCTGACGCACGGCGGGCCGCAGGCGTGGAACCCGGCGCCGCCGGAGGTGAAGGCGGCGTGCGCCGCGGCCGCGGAGTTGTGCCGCGGCCGCGGGGCCGACCTGGCCGAGCTGGGGATGCAATTCTGCTACGCGGAGGGCCGCATTCCCAGCACGATCACCGGCACCGCGAAGGCCGCCGAGCTCGCGGCGAACCTGCGGGCGCTCGCGGAGCCGATCGACGCGGCCCTGCTCGCGGACGTGGCAGCTGTACTGGCGCCGGTCAAAGATCACTCGTGGAAATCGGGCAACTGGACGGAGCCGGTCGTGCCGGGGTGA
- a CDS encoding HEAT repeat domain-containing protein, producing MPRFPVAAVLLVLAAAGVAQPPDDPADGAATDADVLKAVGLDPADGPGLLGYLKLRTVSQADQGKIDEIIRRFAADKFEDRLAAAAAAEKLGPLAISPLRKAADDKAGDPEIAYRAGLVLKKLQTVDHAKVSAAAVRGVAKLKPAGAAAALLGFLPLADSDAVADDIRAALKGLAVQNGKADPALVAALADATPLRRTAAYLALVEGEPGGKGVRAPDALDAVKAAVRRDADPEAKFRGLWALVHTTRDKEYVPDLIASIPVLPRGRLWQVEDLLLRLAGEHPPGGRFGKDAEALGKARDAWAAWWAKGGVDLTKADLTPRVLGLTDVLVQNPAFGQYTTYTLGPDMKEVWRLKQDQQTMPTDLRWLASGRLLLTEQNYNRVTEREKTGAVVSTYSGNSPPCTAEPLPNGNWLVVARSMVAEVKPGRGGAPTSVVKSFTRPPPPNQPGGMAYDIVTGARLPNGEVVYLTSTIGPNLFRLDENLKQVGTPQTLPRFFNTVMVGIDVTPAGKLLACHQDKVVEYDPADGKAGWKFDTPNPTSVQRLVNGNTLIASVNAGRAVEVTPEREVVWEYRDPTGLAVGRVYRR from the coding sequence ATGCCGCGGTTCCCCGTCGCCGCCGTCCTCCTCGTCCTGGCCGCCGCCGGCGTCGCCCAGCCGCCGGACGACCCGGCCGACGGCGCCGCCACCGACGCCGACGTGCTCAAGGCGGTCGGCCTCGACCCGGCCGACGGCCCCGGCCTGCTCGGCTACCTCAAGCTCCGCACCGTCTCGCAGGCCGACCAGGGGAAGATCGACGAGATCATCCGCCGGTTCGCCGCCGACAAATTCGAGGACCGGCTCGCCGCCGCCGCCGCCGCCGAGAAGCTCGGCCCCCTCGCCATCAGCCCCCTCCGCAAGGCCGCCGACGACAAGGCCGGCGACCCCGAGATCGCCTACCGCGCCGGGCTCGTCCTCAAGAAGTTGCAAACGGTCGATCACGCGAAGGTGTCCGCCGCCGCCGTCCGCGGCGTGGCCAAGCTCAAGCCCGCCGGCGCCGCCGCGGCGCTGCTCGGCTTTCTGCCGCTGGCCGACTCCGACGCCGTCGCCGACGACATCCGCGCGGCGCTGAAAGGCCTCGCGGTCCAGAACGGCAAGGCCGACCCGGCGCTGGTCGCGGCACTGGCCGACGCGACGCCGCTCCGCCGCACGGCGGCGTACCTCGCGCTCGTCGAGGGCGAGCCGGGCGGCAAGGGCGTTCGCGCCCCGGACGCGCTCGACGCCGTGAAGGCCGCCGTGCGCCGCGACGCCGACCCGGAGGCCAAGTTCCGCGGGCTGTGGGCGCTGGTTCACACCACCCGCGACAAGGAGTACGTCCCGGACCTGATCGCCAGCATCCCGGTGCTGCCGCGCGGCCGCCTGTGGCAGGTCGAAGACCTGCTGCTGCGGCTGGCCGGCGAGCACCCGCCCGGCGGCCGGTTCGGCAAGGACGCCGAGGCGCTCGGCAAGGCCCGCGACGCCTGGGCCGCGTGGTGGGCGAAGGGCGGGGTCGATCTGACGAAGGCCGACCTCACCCCGCGCGTACTCGGGCTGACCGACGTGCTGGTGCAGAACCCGGCGTTCGGCCAGTACACGACGTACACCCTCGGCCCGGACATGAAGGAAGTCTGGCGGCTGAAGCAGGACCAGCAGACGATGCCGACGGACCTCCGCTGGCTGGCGTCGGGCCGGCTGCTGCTGACGGAGCAGAACTACAACCGCGTGACGGAGCGCGAGAAGACCGGGGCGGTGGTGAGCACGTACAGCGGCAACTCGCCCCCGTGTACCGCCGAGCCGCTGCCGAACGGCAACTGGCTGGTGGTGGCCCGGTCGATGGTGGCGGAGGTGAAGCCGGGCCGCGGCGGGGCGCCGACGAGCGTGGTGAAGTCGTTCACCCGCCCGCCCCCGCCGAACCAGCCGGGCGGGATGGCGTACGACATCGTGACCGGCGCCCGGCTGCCGAACGGCGAGGTGGTGTACCTGACCAGCACCATCGGCCCGAACCTGTTCCGGCTCGACGAGAACCTGAAGCAGGTGGGGACGCCGCAGACGTTGCCGCGGTTCTTCAACACCGTGATGGTCGGCATCGACGTGACCCCGGCGGGGAAGCTGCTGGCCTGCCACCAGGACAAGGTGGTGGAGTACGACCCGGCGGACGGCAAGGCCGGGTGGAAGTTCGACACGCCGAACCCGACGTCGGTCCAGCGGCTGGTCAACGGGAACACGCTGATCGCGTCGGTGAACGCCGGCCGGGCCGTCGAGGTGACGCCGGAGCGCGAGGTGGTGTGGGAGTACCGCGACCCGACCGGGCTGGCCGTCGGCCGGGTGTACCGGCGGTGA
- a CDS encoding ECF-type sigma factor: MSAVTRLLDAAAGGDPAAAADLLPLVYDELRRLAAARLAHESPGQTLQATALVHEAYLRLVGAADPGWTGRGHFFAAAAEAMRRILVDAARAKRAAKRGGACVRVTLADAAVAAELPPDDLLDLDAALDALAAEDAEKAALVRLRFFAGLPEAEAAACLGLSRATASRHWAYARAWLHDRLGANP, from the coding sequence ATGTCCGCCGTCACCCGCCTCCTTGATGCGGCCGCGGGCGGAGACCCGGCCGCCGCCGCCGACCTGTTGCCGCTCGTCTACGACGAGCTGCGCCGGCTCGCCGCCGCCCGGCTGGCGCACGAATCGCCCGGCCAGACGCTCCAGGCCACGGCGCTGGTCCACGAGGCGTACCTGCGGCTCGTCGGCGCCGCCGACCCGGGGTGGACCGGCCGCGGCCACTTCTTCGCCGCCGCCGCCGAGGCCATGCGCCGCATTCTCGTCGATGCCGCGCGGGCGAAGCGCGCCGCCAAGCGCGGCGGCGCCTGCGTTCGTGTCACCCTCGCCGACGCGGCCGTCGCCGCGGAACTGCCGCCGGACGACCTCCTCGACCTCGACGCCGCGCTGGACGCGCTCGCGGCGGAAGACGCCGAGAAGGCGGCGCTGGTGCGGCTGCGGTTCTTCGCGGGGCTGCCCGAGGCCGAGGCAGCGGCGTGCCTGGGGCTGTCGCGGGCGACGGCGAGCCGACACTGGGCCTACGCCCGCGCCTGGCTCCACGACCGGCTCGGCGCGAACCCGTGA
- a CDS encoding FAD-binding protein: protein MSPAPRSRVRRAVRWALLLAAVAAVGCCAQPAFLWVGAWVRDKPVTEAVPPGFADDASRMNRTAVAEVWPVPADPAAAEAQLRDLLRRAHEQKLHVSIAGARHSMGGHTIAADGVVVDMLPFKRLELDAGRNVLRAGAGARWSEVIPFLDAHGLSVAVMQSNNDFSVGGSLSVNCHGWQHDKPPIASTVESFRLMTADGTVHRCSRTENAELFRHALGGYGLFGVILDAELRVVPNERYTPASEVVATDRYVERLRVVATDAGMVQGRLCVVPGDDFLRKAVLTAWRRAPCGRAEIPVLNAAGFAGLRRQVFRAQIGSDAGKAVRWRAETAVAERLAGAFFSRNQLLNEGAEVYQERNADRTDILHEYFVPPDRLETFLAAAREVIPRHGADLMNVTVRTVSEDTDTALRYADRDLVALVMLFNQGRDPASDERDAAATRELVDAALAAGGRYYLPYRPHPTPAQFAAAYPGAAAFFACRQRHDPAGVFRNRFADKYAPR from the coding sequence ATGTCCCCCGCCCCCCGCTCCCGCGTCCGCCGCGCCGTCCGTTGGGCGCTGCTCCTCGCCGCCGTCGCGGCCGTCGGCTGTTGCGCGCAGCCGGCCTTCCTCTGGGTGGGCGCGTGGGTCCGTGACAAGCCCGTCACGGAAGCGGTGCCGCCGGGCTTCGCCGACGACGCGAGCCGGATGAACCGCACCGCCGTCGCCGAGGTGTGGCCGGTGCCGGCCGACCCCGCCGCCGCCGAGGCCCAGCTCCGCGACCTGCTCCGCCGGGCGCACGAGCAGAAACTCCACGTGTCGATCGCCGGCGCGCGGCACAGCATGGGCGGGCACACCATCGCCGCCGACGGCGTCGTGGTGGACATGCTCCCGTTCAAGCGGCTGGAACTGGACGCGGGGCGCAACGTCCTCCGCGCCGGGGCCGGCGCCCGCTGGTCCGAGGTGATACCGTTCCTCGACGCGCACGGCCTGTCGGTCGCCGTCATGCAGTCGAACAACGACTTCTCCGTCGGCGGCTCGCTCAGCGTGAACTGCCACGGTTGGCAGCACGACAAGCCGCCGATCGCGTCGACCGTCGAGTCGTTCCGCCTCATGACCGCGGACGGTACCGTCCACCGGTGCAGCCGCACCGAGAACGCCGAACTGTTCCGCCACGCCCTCGGCGGCTACGGGCTGTTCGGCGTAATCCTCGACGCCGAGTTGCGCGTGGTGCCGAACGAGCGCTACACGCCGGCCTCTGAGGTTGTTGCCACCGACCGCTACGTCGAGCGGCTGCGGGTGGTGGCGACCGACGCGGGGATGGTGCAGGGCCGGCTGTGCGTGGTGCCGGGCGACGACTTCCTGCGGAAGGCGGTGCTGACGGCGTGGCGGCGGGCGCCGTGCGGCCGGGCCGAGATTCCCGTGCTAAACGCCGCCGGGTTCGCCGGCCTGCGGCGGCAGGTGTTCCGCGCCCAGATCGGCAGCGACGCCGGCAAGGCCGTCCGCTGGCGCGCCGAGACGGCCGTCGCCGAGCGGCTGGCGGGCGCGTTCTTCTCGCGGAACCAGCTGCTGAACGAGGGGGCCGAGGTGTACCAGGAGCGGAACGCCGACCGCACCGACATCCTGCACGAGTACTTCGTGCCGCCGGACCGGCTGGAGACGTTCCTGGCCGCGGCGCGGGAGGTGATCCCGCGGCACGGCGCCGACCTGATGAACGTGACCGTGCGGACGGTGAGCGAGGACACCGACACGGCGCTGCGCTACGCCGACCGCGACCTGGTGGCGCTGGTGATGCTGTTCAACCAGGGCCGCGACCCGGCCTCGGACGAGCGCGACGCGGCGGCGACGCGGGAACTGGTGGACGCGGCGCTGGCCGCGGGCGGGCGGTACTACCTGCCGTACCGGCCGCACCCGACGCCGGCGCAGTTCGCGGCGGCGTACCCCGGGGCGGCCGCGTTCTTCGCGTGCCGGCAGCGGCACGACCCGGCGGGCGTGTTCCGCAACCGGTTCGCCGACAAGTACGCCCCGCGCTGA
- a CDS encoding serine/threonine-protein kinase — MPADPKLVESLFHAARADPSALAAADPAVRARVEQLLAAHAELGSIPGATAGYSAAPADGPAVGTVVGGRYRLLEVIGEGGMGTVYMAEQTEPVRRLVALKLVKAGMDSKAVLARFEAERQALALMDHPNIARVLDAGASDDGRPFFVMELVKGTPITAFCDERKLTTRERLELFVPVCLAIQHAHQKGVIHRDIKPSNVLVALYDDRPVPKVIDFGVAKAAGSLLTEATLHTGFGSVVGTPEYMSPEQASFNNLDVDTRSDVYALGVLLYELLTGTTPVDAARFKQAALLEVLRVVREEEPPRPSMKLSTAEARAAVAAARGTEPGRLAKLLRGELDWVVMRALEKDRDRRYDSAAGLAKDVQRHLAGEMVEARAPTLGYRLWKFARRRWRERAAVALAAAVIGPGMYLAYRTWSDSVARRDAAELHAFEMVRYGNDHRAEEALKEAEAAGVTDAQVRHLREELRQRRDRHGRPEEHLEHWLYPGAGVVSTSSGGFHLGVYVTPDPAEKVAAWYEERIGTRIALDGNFHGGGGGPDVFTATTSDSFRRVTGRAGEPVRRPVRVGIATRRSDASVLTLVINRADGEDATHIVLSFSR, encoded by the coding sequence ATGCCCGCCGACCCGAAGCTCGTCGAGTCCCTGTTCCACGCCGCCCGCGCCGACCCGTCCGCCCTCGCCGCCGCCGACCCGGCCGTGCGGGCGCGCGTCGAACAGCTCCTCGCCGCCCACGCCGAGCTCGGCAGCATCCCCGGCGCCACCGCCGGGTACTCCGCCGCCCCCGCCGACGGCCCGGCCGTCGGCACCGTCGTCGGCGGGCGGTACAGGCTGCTCGAAGTCATCGGCGAGGGCGGCATGGGGACGGTGTACATGGCCGAGCAGACCGAGCCGGTCCGCCGCCTCGTCGCGCTGAAGCTCGTGAAGGCCGGCATGGACTCGAAAGCCGTGCTGGCGCGGTTCGAGGCCGAGCGGCAGGCGCTGGCGCTCATGGACCACCCCAACATCGCCCGCGTCCTCGACGCCGGCGCCAGCGACGACGGCCGGCCGTTCTTCGTCATGGAGCTGGTGAAGGGCACGCCGATCACCGCCTTCTGCGACGAGCGGAAGCTCACCACCCGCGAGCGGCTCGAGCTGTTCGTGCCCGTCTGCCTGGCGATTCAGCACGCGCACCAGAAGGGCGTTATCCACCGCGACATCAAGCCGAGTAACGTCCTCGTCGCACTGTACGACGACCGCCCGGTGCCGAAGGTGATCGACTTCGGGGTGGCGAAGGCGGCCGGGTCGCTGCTGACGGAGGCGACGCTGCACACCGGCTTCGGCTCGGTCGTGGGCACGCCCGAGTACATGAGCCCGGAGCAGGCGAGCTTCAACAACCTGGACGTGGACACGCGGTCGGACGTGTACGCGCTCGGCGTGCTGCTGTACGAGTTGCTGACCGGCACGACCCCGGTGGACGCGGCCCGGTTCAAACAGGCGGCGTTGCTGGAGGTGCTGCGCGTCGTGCGCGAGGAGGAGCCGCCGCGGCCGAGCATGAAGTTGAGCACGGCCGAGGCCCGCGCCGCCGTCGCCGCCGCCCGCGGGACCGAACCGGGGCGGCTGGCGAAGCTGCTGCGCGGCGAACTCGACTGGGTGGTGATGCGGGCGCTGGAGAAGGACCGCGACCGCCGCTACGACTCGGCCGCGGGGCTGGCGAAGGACGTGCAGCGGCACCTCGCCGGGGAGATGGTCGAGGCCCGCGCCCCGACGCTCGGCTACCGGCTGTGGAAGTTCGCCCGCCGCCGCTGGCGGGAGCGCGCCGCGGTGGCGCTGGCGGCGGCCGTGATCGGGCCGGGGATGTACCTGGCGTACCGGACGTGGTCCGACTCGGTGGCGCGGCGGGACGCGGCCGAGTTGCACGCCTTCGAGATGGTCCGCTACGGCAACGACCACCGGGCCGAGGAGGCGCTGAAGGAGGCCGAGGCGGCCGGGGTCACGGACGCCCAAGTGCGACATTTGCGCGAAGAGTTGCGCCAGCGGCGCGACCGGCACGGCCGGCCCGAGGAGCACCTCGAGCACTGGCTGTACCCCGGCGCCGGCGTCGTGTCCACCTCGTCCGGCGGGTTCCACCTCGGCGTCTACGTGACCCCGGACCCGGCGGAGAAGGTCGCGGCCTGGTACGAGGAGCGGATCGGCACCCGGATCGCGCTGGACGGAAACTTCCACGGCGGCGGCGGCGGCCCGGACGTGTTCACCGCGACGACCAGCGACTCGTTCCGCCGGGTGACGGGGCGGGCGGGCGAGCCGGTGCGGCGTCCCGTCCGGGTGGGGATCGCCACCCGCCGCAGCGACGCGAGCGTGCTGACGCTCGTCATCAACCGGGCCGACGGCGAGGACGCGACGCACATCGTCCTGAGCTTCAGCCGGTAG